In Candidatus Pantoea floridensis, a single genomic region encodes these proteins:
- a CDS encoding fumarylacetoacetate hydrolase family protein: MKLLRVGEPGKERPAMLDQQGELRDLSHFVDDIAGDALLPAELERLRQLPLSELPKISGQPRIGACVGRIGKFICIGLNYADHAAETGADIPQEPVVFSKWTSAVVGPNDTVRIPRGSVKTDWEVELGVVIGKGGSYIAEADALSHVAGYCVVNDVSEREYQIERGGTWDKGKGCDTFGPIGPWLVTADEIADPQQLNLWLEVDGRRYQNGNTRTMIFTVAQIVSYLSRFMSLQPGDIISTGTPPGVGMGQKPPVYLRPGQVIRLGIAGLGEQRQLTEGSEQ, translated from the coding sequence ATGAAATTATTACGAGTGGGCGAGCCGGGAAAAGAGCGTCCGGCAATGCTGGACCAACAGGGTGAACTGCGCGATTTGTCGCACTTTGTCGATGACATCGCTGGCGATGCGCTGCTACCTGCCGAACTGGAAAGGCTGCGTCAGCTGCCGCTCAGTGAACTGCCTAAAATCAGCGGCCAACCGCGCATTGGTGCCTGCGTCGGGCGTATTGGCAAATTTATCTGTATTGGCCTGAACTATGCCGATCACGCCGCCGAAACCGGTGCTGACATCCCGCAAGAACCGGTGGTGTTTAGCAAATGGACCAGCGCCGTGGTGGGACCAAACGATACGGTGCGCATTCCTCGCGGTTCGGTGAAAACCGACTGGGAAGTCGAGCTGGGCGTAGTAATCGGTAAAGGCGGTAGCTATATCGCCGAAGCGGATGCGCTGTCGCATGTCGCAGGCTACTGCGTGGTCAACGACGTTTCTGAACGTGAATATCAGATTGAACGCGGCGGCACATGGGACAAAGGCAAAGGCTGCGACACCTTTGGTCCGATCGGCCCGTGGCTGGTGACTGCTGATGAAATCGCCGATCCGCAGCAGCTTAATTTGTGGCTGGAGGTGGACGGCAGGCGCTATCAGAACGGCAACACCCGCACCATGATCTTCACGGTTGCGCAGATCGTTAGCTATCTCAGTCGGTTTATGAGTTTGCAGCCGGGCGACATCATCTCAACCGGCACACCGCCAGGCGTGGGGATGGGACAAAAACCACCGGTTTATCTGCGTCCGGGGCAGGTCATCCGGTTAGGCATCGCCGGGCTTGGCGAGCAGCGTCAACTCACCGAGGGCAGCGAACAATGA